One Ezakiella massiliensis genomic window, GCATTAGGTGTGCACTTTTGACTGAGGGCTACTCAGCCAAGATGGCCAAGGAACACAACAACGCCAACTGCATAGCCATGGGTGGCAGGACCATTGGACCAAACCTAGCAATTGATATAGTAAAGAGCTTTTTACAAGCAGAATTCCAAGGAGACCGCCATCAAAAGCGTCTTGATAAAATTTCAAAAATGGAGGAAAGATAATGGGCAGAGTTATAGAGTGCAATCATCCGCTAGTTCAACACAAGCTAGCTATACTTAGAAATGTAAACACAGGTGCCAAAGATTTTAGAGAATTGGTTACTGAAATTACCATGCTTATGGGTTACGAGGTAACACGTGATTTGCCACTGGAAAAAAGGACGATCAAAACTCCAATGGGAGATGCTGAAGTCAATATGATTTCTGGCAAAAAAATTGGCATAGTTCCAATTTTAAGAGCTGGTCTTGGCATGGTAGATGGATTTTTAAATTTAATCCCAGCTGCAAAGGTTGGTCACATTGGAATGTACAGGGACCCAGAAACTTTTAAGCCTGTTACTTATTATTGCAAGATGCCAGAGGACGTAACCAAGAGACAAATTATTGTTATAGACCCAATGCTTGCAACAGGCGGCTCTGCAATTGATGCTATAAATGAGCTTAAAGAAATGGGTGTTAAGTCCATCAAGCTTGCAAATATTATTGCAGCTCCAGAGGGCATTGAAGCTGTACAAAAAGCTCACCCTGACGTAGATATTTTTGTAGCTTCAATTGACGAAAGATTAAATGACCACAAGTATATTATACCTGGACTTGGAGACGCAGGAGATAGGCTCTTCGGTACAAAATAATGAGTGATTTTTACATTTTATTAGTGGCGGCACTAACATCTTTTGTTTTACTGCCATTTAATATTTATGCCTCAAAAAAATTTGGCCTGGTGGATGTGCCCAAGGACAATCGTAGGATGCACAAGGATGCTGTGCCAACAGTGGGTGGGATAAGTATCTTTATCTCCCTTATGGCAGTGACATTGATCTTTGTTCCCATGTCTAGAAAACTCGCCTTTATGCTCGCGGGAGCGACTGTAATTGCTGTAACAGGTCTTATAGATGATATAAAAAATATAAAACCCTTACACAAGATGTTGGGACAAATAATTGCCGCTGGTCTTGCTCTTTATGGGGGCATTAGCATTAATATGATTTCAAATCCCTTCCATGCAGGTCAGATAATCAATATGGGAATTGTTGGTCCAATTCTTACAATGTTTTGGATAGTTGGAGTTACCAATGCCCTTAACTTTGTAGATGGGTTAGACGGTTTGTGCGCAGGTCTTTCTGCTATATCAGCCTTGACCTTTTACTTTGCATCGGAAACTGTTTCTTTCGTACCGCAAGTTGCCTTGGCTTTGGCTGGGGCTGCCCTTGGATTTTTGCCCTACAATTTTAATCCAGCAAAAATTTTTATGGGAGACACAGGGGCCCTCTTGCTTGGTTACATGCTAGCATGTATATCGGTAGAGGGGGTTGTCAAATCGGTAGCCGCCATGAGTATAATAATTCCAATATTTATTTTGGCCCTACCAGTTTTTGATACGCTTTTTGCAATTGTAAGGCGGATGGCAAACAATCAAAAAATAATGACAGCCGACAAGGGCCATCTTCACCATAGGCTAGTTCAAAAGGGTTTTTCCGTCAGGCAAACCGTTTTGATTTTATATGTGATTAGCATTTTGTTTTCAATCCTCGGCTTCGTTATATCTGAGGTTGAACCATCGATGGCAATTATAATTGCAGTTTTAGCCTTTGTAATTGTATTGCTATTTGGTTTCCTCTTTGGATTTTTTAAAGGGGACAAGGATAGGCACAAAGGAGAATAATTTGATAAAAGTTTTGATGATAATCGGCACAAGGCCGGAGATAATTAAATGCTTCCCAGTTATTAAAGCTCTCAGAGAAGACGAGGACTTTGATGTGCGCGTGGTCTTTACTGGTCAGCACAGGGAGCTTTTGGATATGATGATCGAAGATATTGGCATTGACGATTATATAAATTTAAGGATTTTTGAAGACGGGCAGAGCCTTTCAAAAATTACATCCCACGCTTTGGAAGCGCTTGATACTTTGGAGGAACGCGACTTTGACTACTGCTTAGTCCAAGGCGACACCACAACTGTCTTTGCAGGTGCTTTGTGGGCCTTCTACAACAAGATTAAGGTGGGTCACATTGAAGCAGGTTTAAGGTCTGAAAATATTTACAGCCCTTATCCAGAAGAGGCAAACCGCAAGATGGTTAGTCAAATTGCCCACTTAAATTTCGCACCAACTGAAGCAGCCAGGGAAAATTTAATTCACGATGGCATAGATGAGAATTCTATATTTGTAACGGGTAATACTGTAATAGATGCCCTTAAACTAAGCTACCGTGAAGACTATAAATTTAAAAATGAATTTTTAAACAATCTGCCAGCTGGCAAAAAAGTTTTGATGACAGCCCATCGCAGGGAAAATCAAGATAATTTAGAAGAAATTTTTACGGCGATTAGAGACGCTGCTGTAAAAAATGATGCCCATGTGATCTTTCCTATGCACTTGACACCAAGGATCAGGGAGGCTGCAGACAAATATTTGGCCCCGAGCGACAACTTTACTTTGATTGAACCAATCAGCTACTACGACATGGTTCACCTGATAAATCAAGTGGATATGGTTGTTACTGACTCAGGTGGTCTCCAAGAAGAGGCGCCGGGCTTTGGCAAACCGGTCCTGGTTATCAGGAGGGAAACAGAAAGGCCAGAGGGCATTGAAGCTGGCACTTGTAAGCTGGTGGGCAATGAATACAAGGCAATTTATGAAAATTTAGACGAGCTCCTGCAAATGGGTAGCGAGTACGAGAAGATGAGCCACGCAGTCAATCCATACGGAGACGGCAAGGCATCACTTAGAATTAGAGACATATTAAAAGGAGATAAAAGATAATGGACCCAGGATCGAGTACGGGGTATTTGATTTCACTATTTGTTATCCTAGTGCTTTCAATAATCACTAGGATGTTAAGAACAGCGGTTATGACTTCGGATTCTACTAAGTTAGATGAGAGACTTCAGTACCAAATTAAGAACAGAGAAAATGTAATCTCTAAACTTCAGCTCAATTACGAGCTTTTAAAGATAATTTTTGTTATGGTTTTTACAGCCCTAGTAATTAGAAATTTGGACAAGGCTGATTTTGATAGGGCAATTGATATTTCAATTTTTATTTGCTCAACCATAGCCGCCATGTTTATATATAATTTAATTACAATTGAATTTGCAGATAGGTATGGGGCTTATAAGCCAAACCAAAGCTTGAGAACCTTGCAATTTTTCTTGGCTATAAAGATGATTATTATGGAGCCAATTCACAAGCTCCATGTGACTTTGAGCAATTTCTTTGCCAAGATAATTGGCCTGCCTAAGGTTACTAGCAAGGTTACCATTGACCAGATAAAAGTTCTGGTTGAAATTGGTGAGAAGCAAGGAATTATAAATACTGCTGAGAAGGAAATGATAGAAGGGGTTATGGAATTTAACGAAACCGTAGCCGAAGAAATTATGACTCCTCGTACAGAAGTCTTTATGATCGATATTAATGCAGAGCCAGAAGAATATCTGGATGACTTGGTCAACCACAGGTATTCAAGGATTCCCGTCTATGATGAAGACATAGATAATATTGTGGGGGTTCTTTACTTGAAAGACTTTTTGGCCATGGCTTACAAAAAGGGTTTTGACAATATTGATTTAAAACGCCTGATTAAACCTGCCTATTTTATGCCAGAGAGAAAAAATATTCACATTTTATTCCAAGAAATGCAAAGGTCCAATAAACATATGGCGGTTTTGATGGATGAATATGGTGGATTTTCGGGTATACTTACAATGGAAGATTTAACTGAGGAAATTATGGGTGAGATTGATGACGAGTTTGACGATGACGAACCAGACTGGTACGAGCTCACGCAAAATACAGCGGTTATCCAAGGAACTACAAGTATAAAGGATGTAAACGATATGCTGGGGATAAATCTCCCGGACGATACGGACGACTACGACACAATTGCGGGCTTTATTATCAGCAGGCTTGGCTTTATACCTGAAGACAACAAGGTCGATATGATTGACTATGACGGAATAAGAATTAAAATTTTGGAAGTTGAAGACAGGCGGATAAAAAAGGTCAAGATTTTTATGACCAAGCCCAAGCAAGTTTTAGATGGAAAACAAGAGGAGGAAAAGGATGAGGCTTAGAAAAGAAGTTTATTTGGTATTGGCAGTAATTTTAATACTAGCCCTATTTATTATTTTTAGACCAAAGACAAAGTCAGATTTAGATTCTACTAACCTAGACGGAATTGAAATTAACACGGACACAGCTGACAGCTATATAAAGTTTGCTGATAATGACAGGGTTGGACTCTCTAATCCAGCTCCTATGTTTCTTATTGTAAATGGGTCTGTAATTAAAAATCCAGACATCAAAGCTATTGACGGTTCGGCTATGATACCTGCCGAAAAGTTTGCAGAAATCGTTGGTGCAAAACTTGTGGTTTCTGAAAAAAATGGCGACGAATTTAATTTAAAAGCTGACAAGAAAAAAGGCCTACCAGGAGTGACCTTTAGGCTGAATGATGGAAGCTATGAAATCAATGCTAAATCAGAATTTATGGCTGGTAAACCTGTTCGTGATGGCAGAACCGTTTACCTTCCTGTAAAGTCATTTTTTGAAGCCTATGGCTATACAGTAACCTATACAAATGGCAAGAAGGTTAAGGTTGATGAATTCCCAGTAATTCCACTTTACCAACAGCTAATGGTTTACAAGTATGACACAAATAAGAAAGCTCTTACAAAAGAAGAGGCCATCAAAAAAGTTCAAGAGGAGTTAAAAGTTGCCTACAAGGCCAACTTCAACAAAAAATACAAGGCTCCAGATGATAGCATCGATAGGATGAATCCAAGCCGTGAAGATGAATGGAGAATTAAAATCAACGAAGGCCTAGAAGTCAAAGCTGAAAATGATAGATATTATGTAATCCCTGTTGTCTATGATTTTTATGTAGACAAGTACACAGGAGAAATTTATTCTTTCTATCAAGGACAAACCTTTGTATACAAAAAGTTTGATCCAAAGGCACCAGGCTCACTCGCTTTTCCGGGATAAAATTTCATATAATTTAATCTAAGTGATTAAAGAAAATATATTTAGCACTTGCTCTTTTATAGATGCAGGTGCTTTTTCTTTTCAAAAAAATTTTTGCCGCTACTGTTAAAATTCCCTCAGATGTAGTATAATATAGTCGAGGTGAACATTATGGATAAGAAACAGCTAAGAGAATCTTTTTTGAAAAAAAGAGACCAACTTGATTCTGAATATAAGTTTGAAGCTGATGAGAAAATTTTAGACAAGTTACTCAGTTTAAAATCCTACATGCATGCAAATACAATTTGTTCATTTGTAAGCTTTAGGTCGGAAGTTGACACTCATGACTTTATAGAGGAGTCACTCAGACGGGGCAAGAGAGTTTTGGTGCCAGTTGTAGATAAAGCTACAAACACCTTGGTCCTTTGCGAAATAAGGAGTTTTTTGGAACTCAAAGAGGGCTACATGGGCATATTGGAACCAGAAGTTAAAGAGGAAAATATTGTTGGCCCAGAGGCAATTGATCTTTGCATTGTTCCTGGAGCTGTTTTTGATGATTTTGGTTATAGGATTGGCTATGGTGGCGGTTATTACGATAGGCTGCTTCCTGAGCTTAGGTCTGATGCTAAAACAGTTGGTATCTGTTATGATATTCAACGCACTGAGAAGTTAGCACCAGATGAATATGATCAAAAAGTGCAAACCATAGTTACCGAAACAAAGGTACTAGATATATAAGGAGGATATTATGTCAAGATTTGTTGGAACTGTCTCAAGAGGAATTAGGACTAAAATTATTAAACAAGGCGATGACCTGGTTAATATTGTATTAAACTCAGTAATGGATGCTGTTGCTGCTGATAATATCCCCTTGCACGATAGAGATATAGTAGGTGTAACCGAAGCAGTACTTGCTAGGAGCCAAGGCAACTATGCAACTACCGATCAAATTGGCAAGGATGTTAGAAATAAATTTGGCGGTGGCCACATTGGTCTTATCCATCCAATTTTAAGTAGAAATAGGTTTTCAGTTTGTTTGAAGGGCATAGCCAAGGGCGTGGACAAGATTACTCTCATGCTATCATATCCTGCAGACGAAGTTGGCAACCATTTGCTATCATATGAGCAATTGGAAAAGGCTGGAATTTATGATTATAGTCAGCTCTTTACCGAAGAAGAATACACCAAGCTCTTTGGTAGGAGCAAACACCCATTTACAAATGTCGACTACATTCAATTCTATCACGACTTAATTGAAGCTGAAGGTTGTGAATGTGAAATTATTTTCTCCAATAAACCAACCGATATTTTAAAATATACAAATAATGTTTTGACTGCAGATATCCATTCTAGAAAGAGGACTAAGAAAGCTCTAGAAGTTGAAGGAGCAAATGTATTATCAATTGCAGATATTTTA contains:
- the upp gene encoding uracil phosphoribosyltransferase, with translation MGRVIECNHPLVQHKLAILRNVNTGAKDFRELVTEITMLMGYEVTRDLPLEKRTIKTPMGDAEVNMISGKKIGIVPILRAGLGMVDGFLNLIPAAKVGHIGMYRDPETFKPVTYYCKMPEDVTKRQIIVIDPMLATGGSAIDAINELKEMGVKSIKLANIIAAPEGIEAVQKAHPDVDIFVASIDERLNDHKYIIPGLGDAGDRLFGTK
- a CDS encoding glycosyltransferase family 4 protein: MSDFYILLVAALTSFVLLPFNIYASKKFGLVDVPKDNRRMHKDAVPTVGGISIFISLMAVTLIFVPMSRKLAFMLAGATVIAVTGLIDDIKNIKPLHKMLGQIIAAGLALYGGISINMISNPFHAGQIINMGIVGPILTMFWIVGVTNALNFVDGLDGLCAGLSAISALTFYFASETVSFVPQVALALAGAALGFLPYNFNPAKIFMGDTGALLLGYMLACISVEGVVKSVAAMSIIIPIFILALPVFDTLFAIVRRMANNQKIMTADKGHLHHRLVQKGFSVRQTVLILYVISILFSILGFVISEVEPSMAIIIAVLAFVIVLLFGFLFGFFKGDKDRHKGE
- the wecB gene encoding non-hydrolyzing UDP-N-acetylglucosamine 2-epimerase; the protein is MIKVLMIIGTRPEIIKCFPVIKALREDEDFDVRVVFTGQHRELLDMMIEDIGIDDYINLRIFEDGQSLSKITSHALEALDTLEERDFDYCLVQGDTTTVFAGALWAFYNKIKVGHIEAGLRSENIYSPYPEEANRKMVSQIAHLNFAPTEAARENLIHDGIDENSIFVTGNTVIDALKLSYREDYKFKNEFLNNLPAGKKVLMTAHRRENQDNLEEIFTAIRDAAVKNDAHVIFPMHLTPRIREAADKYLAPSDNFTLIEPISYYDMVHLINQVDMVVTDSGGLQEEAPGFGKPVLVIRRETERPEGIEAGTCKLVGNEYKAIYENLDELLQMGSEYEKMSHAVNPYGDGKASLRIRDILKGDKR
- a CDS encoding hemolysin family protein yields the protein MDPGSSTGYLISLFVILVLSIITRMLRTAVMTSDSTKLDERLQYQIKNRENVISKLQLNYELLKIIFVMVFTALVIRNLDKADFDRAIDISIFICSTIAAMFIYNLITIEFADRYGAYKPNQSLRTLQFFLAIKMIIMEPIHKLHVTLSNFFAKIIGLPKVTSKVTIDQIKVLVEIGEKQGIINTAEKEMIEGVMEFNETVAEEIMTPRTEVFMIDINAEPEEYLDDLVNHRYSRIPVYDEDIDNIVGVLYLKDFLAMAYKKGFDNIDLKRLIKPAYFMPERKNIHILFQEMQRSNKHMAVLMDEYGGFSGILTMEDLTEEIMGEIDDEFDDDEPDWYELTQNTAVIQGTTSIKDVNDMLGINLPDDTDDYDTIAGFIISRLGFIPEDNKVDMIDYDGIRIKILEVEDRRIKKVKIFMTKPKQVLDGKQEEEKDEA
- a CDS encoding stalk domain-containing protein, translating into MRLRKEVYLVLAVILILALFIIFRPKTKSDLDSTNLDGIEINTDTADSYIKFADNDRVGLSNPAPMFLIVNGSVIKNPDIKAIDGSAMIPAEKFAEIVGAKLVVSEKNGDEFNLKADKKKGLPGVTFRLNDGSYEINAKSEFMAGKPVRDGRTVYLPVKSFFEAYGYTVTYTNGKKVKVDEFPVIPLYQQLMVYKYDTNKKALTKEEAIKKVQEELKVAYKANFNKKYKAPDDSIDRMNPSREDEWRIKINEGLEVKAENDRYYVIPVVYDFYVDKYTGEIYSFYQGQTFVYKKFDPKAPGSLAFPG
- a CDS encoding 5-formyltetrahydrofolate cyclo-ligase, whose product is MDKKQLRESFLKKRDQLDSEYKFEADEKILDKLLSLKSYMHANTICSFVSFRSEVDTHDFIEESLRRGKRVLVPVVDKATNTLVLCEIRSFLELKEGYMGILEPEVKEENIVGPEAIDLCIVPGAVFDDFGYRIGYGGGYYDRLLPELRSDAKTVGICYDIQRTEKLAPDEYDQKVQTIVTETKVLDI
- a CDS encoding coenzyme F420-0:L-glutamate ligase, which gives rise to MSRFVGTVSRGIRTKIIKQGDDLVNIVLNSVMDAVAADNIPLHDRDIVGVTEAVLARSQGNYATTDQIGKDVRNKFGGGHIGLIHPILSRNRFSVCLKGIAKGVDKITLMLSYPADEVGNHLLSYEQLEKAGIYDYSQLFTEEEYTKLFGRSKHPFTNVDYIQFYHDLIEAEGCECEIIFSNKPTDILKYTNNVLTADIHSRKRTKKALEVEGANVLSIADILNESVDGSGYNEEYGLLGANMATEDKVKLFPRESFKFANDLQAAFKEITGKNIECLIYGDGAFKDSVGQIWELADPVVSPGYTKGLEGVPNELKLKYLADNDFKDLRGDDLSHAIVDAIKHKEAQALDENARLGTTPRKLTDLIGSLCDLTSGSGDKGTPIILIQGYFDSLAAE